TCGCTTCGCGCTCGCTGCGCCGGCGCTGCGCACCCGGCGTTTCGGCGAGCACGACGCCCGCGCGCGCGGCGAGCATACGCAGCGCGGTCGGGAAATCGACGTTCTCGTAGCGCTCGACGAACTTGATCAGATCGCCGCCGGCATCGCAGCCGTGACAATGCCACACCTGCTTGTCGGCGTTGAGATAGAACGAGGGCGTGCGTTCGGCGTGGAACGGGCACAAGCCGACATATTCGCGTCCTTGCCGCTTGAGCGTGACGTATTGGCTGACGTACGCCAGCAGGTCGACTTTGGCTTGGATCTCGGCGACGACGCCGGCGTCAAACGGCATCGCAAACCTTCACGAGGGTCACACGTCCCATTCCCGCGGCGCCGAGCTCGCCGAATCGGGGAAGAGCGCGATGAACTGTTTGATCGCAAAACGATCGGTGAAGCCGGCCACGTAGTCGCAGACGCGCCGCGGCAGCGAATCGCTCGCCAGCGGCGCTTCCCGATACATCTCGGGCAGTTCGCCCGGATGATCGATGTAGTACGCGAACAGCTGCTTCACCACGTGCTGCGCCTTGGGTTCCTCTCGTTTGGCGTCGTCGTTGAAATAGACGCGCTTGAACATGAACTCCTTTATCGTCTCGACCGCCTCGAGCACTGGCTCGGACAGGCGGATCTCGTTCTTGCCGCGGCACTCGGCGATCATGTCCTCGACGACGGTGGCGATGCGGATCGGCCCGCGGTGACCCAGCACGGTGATCGCCTTGGCAGGCAGATCGCGCTCGATGATGATGCCGGCGCGCACCGCGTCGTCGATATCGTGATTGATGTAGGCCAAGCGGTCGGCGTAGCGCACGATCTGGCCCTCGAGCGTCGAGGGGATGTCCGCATGGCCGGCCAGCGCGCCTTTATGCTTGCTGTGCTTGGCGATGCCGTCGAGCACCTCGAGCGTCAGGTTGAGGCCGACCTTGTCGCCGCGGCGCTCGAGCAGCTCGACCACGCGCAGGCTCTGCTCCGAATGGATGAAGCGCGCGCCGGACTCGTACTGCGACCACACTTGCGTGAGCGCGTCTTCGCCGGCATGGCCGAACGGCGAGTGCCCGAGGTCGTGGCCGAGCGCGATCGCTTCGGCCAGATCTTCGTTGAGGCTCAAGCCTCTAGCGATTGAGCGCGAGAGCTGCATGACCTCCAGTGAGTGCGTCATGCGCGTGCGATAGTGGTCGCCCAGCGGCGACAAGAACACTTGCGTCTTGTGCATCAGCCGCCGGAAGGCTTTGCTGTGGATGATGCGGTCGCGGTCGCGTTGGAAGCAGGTGCGGATCGGGTCCTGGGGCTCGGGCGTGCGCCTGCCCTTGGAATCCTTGGCAAGCGTGGCATATGGCGATAGCATCGCCGCCTCGCGACCCTCGAGCTCTTCTCTGATGGACAATGTCGTACTCATGCGCCGTCTATCACGTTGGGCGGTCGCACCGGAAA
The sequence above is drawn from the Candidatus Eremiobacteraceae bacterium genome and encodes:
- a CDS encoding deoxyguanosinetriphosphate triphosphohydrolase, which gives rise to MSTTLSIREELEGREAAMLSPYATLAKDSKGRRTPEPQDPIRTCFQRDRDRIIHSKAFRRLMHKTQVFLSPLGDHYRTRMTHSLEVMQLSRSIARGLSLNEDLAEAIALGHDLGHSPFGHAGEDALTQVWSQYESGARFIHSEQSLRVVELLERRGDKVGLNLTLEVLDGIAKHSKHKGALAGHADIPSTLEGQIVRYADRLAYINHDIDDAVRAGIIIERDLPAKAITVLGHRGPIRIATVVEDMIAECRGKNEIRLSEPVLEAVETIKEFMFKRVYFNDDAKREEPKAQHVVKQLFAYYIDHPGELPEMYREAPLASDSLPRRVCDYVAGFTDRFAIKQFIALFPDSASSAPREWDV